From a single Salmo salar chromosome ssa22, Ssal_v3.1, whole genome shotgun sequence genomic region:
- the LOC106582878 gene encoding host cell factor 1 isoform X3 — protein MTGSMVSGTTGSTLQPRWKRVLGWSGPVPRPRHGHRAVAIKELMVVFGGGNEGIVDELHVYNTATNQWFIPAVRGDIPPGCAAYGFVCDGTRLLVFGGMVEYGKYSNDLYELQASRWEWKKLKAKTPKNGPPPCPRLGHSFSLVGNKCYLFGGLANDSEDPKNNIPRYLNDLYTLELRAGSSVVGWDIPITYGVLPPPRESHTAVVYTEKDSKKSRLIIYGGMSGCRLGDLWTLDIDTLTWTKPSVNGTAPLPRSLHSATTITNKMFVFGGWVPLVMDDVKVATHEKEWKCTNTLACLNLDSMAWESVVMDTLEDNIPRARAGHCSVAINSRLYVWSGRDGYRKAWNNQVCCKDLWYLETERPHAPSRVQLVRANTNSLEVSWGAVSTADTYLLQLQKYDIPAATAVTSPALNAATSLQGNLPKSPATAAPSAQNLPHTAILKVAAPPSGTGTSLVTVRPNQAGKSPVTVTSLLPGVRMVVPAQTAQGTPVGNSPQMSGMAALAAAAAATQKIPPSSSTVLNIPAGATLVKTMAVSPGSTTVKMASPLMVSNPATRMLKTAAAQVGTATVSSPNSPNRPIITVHKSGTVTVAQQHQVVTTMVGGVTKTITLVKSPLTMGGSGTLQISNLGKMMSVVQTKPVQTSAVTGQASTNPLTQLIQTKGSLPAGTILKLVTSADGKPTTIITTSQAGGTGNKPTILNISGMSPTTTKQGTTIIKTIPMSAIMTQPGATVTSSTGKTPYTIITTKMMTTGTPGKIITTMPKLGTATGQQGLTQVVLKGAPGQPGTILRTVPMGGVRLVTPVTMSSVKPNVTTLVVKGTTGVTTLGTVTGTVSSSLAGSFVASANASLATPITTLGTIATLSSQVINPTAITVSAAQTSLTTATTLSTSTMSANQPTQVTLITTPSGVEAQPVQDLPVSFLASPTSEQPSSTEVGDGTVTMVCSNPPCETHETGTTNTATTASSDIGGVQRVCSNPPCETHETGTTNTATTASSDIGGVQRVCSNPPCETHETGTTNTATTASTDMGGAMRVCTSPPSETHETGTTNTSTIAHTIMGSNQLGTVQSSSSSHPPSLSSPPQTTTSSSPGTATGKQGPENLSTGTTFTPTTACSNMGSAQTGTVQSPKPAMGSTVCLNPPCETHETGTTNTATQSLSSMGNGQTGTVQRVCSNPPCETHETGTTNTPSQANSNMAGNQTGTVQRVCSNPPCETHETGTTNTATTATDGADSATSSTETPSTTASETTPATIQSRAITTVTQSTPAPGPSVPSILSITEGAAGSTEEPMQTDTATEGGETAMETGLSPELSEGQMGTGLSAEELAVTAAAEAAAQAAATEEAQALAIQAVLQAAQQAVMNEGDSGSTGQQAITLPIVLTQQELAALVQQQHQLQEAQAQAQAQAQAQAQAQAQAQAQAQAQQQGNAQALPTEGLAPADSLNDPASESNGHPEMAAAVSSAVASLLPRTSTETLAPSSTFAVASPAKLQAAVAEVANGIEGGKLNPQPAPIKTLVKKENQWFDVGIVKVTNMVVTHFFIPEDDSQVEDDSGAIPDYNQMKKMELQPGTAYKFRVAGINACGRGSFSEISAFKTCLPGFPGAPCAIKISKSPDGAHLTWEPPSVTSGKIIEYSVYLAIQSTQTAEPKASTPAQLAFMRVYCGPNPSCLVQSSSLSNAHIDYTTKPAIIFRIAARNEKGYGPATQVRWLQESSKDGTLAKPAPKRPVSSPDTKAAGQKKARTDQ, from the exons CAACAAACCAATGGTTTATCCCTGCGGTTCGTGGTGATATTCCCCCTGGATGTGCTGCATACGGTTTTGTTTGTGATGGCACCCGGCTTCTGGTTTTTGGTGGAATGGTGGAATATGGAAAATACAGCAATGATCTCTATGAGCTACAG GCCAGCAGATGGGAATGGAAAAAGTTGAAAGCTAAGACTCCCAAAAATGGCCCACCTCCCTGTCCTCGACTTGGCCACAGTTTCTCGCTGGTGGGTAACAAGTGCTACTTGTTTGGAGGACTGGCTAATGACAGCGAGGACCCCAAAAACAACATCCCCAG ATACCTGAATGATCTGTACACCCTGGAGCTTCGTGCTGGCTCCAGTGTTGTGGGCTGGGATATACCAATTACTTACGGTGTTTTGCCGCCTCCTCGCGAGAGCCACACTGCCGTAGTATACACAGAAAAGGACAGCAAGAAATCTCGCCTGATCATCTATGGAGGGATGAGTGGCTGTCGTCTGGGAGATCTATGGACCCTTGACATCG ACACCCTGACCTGGACTAAGCCATCAGTGAATGGCACAGCACCTCTGCCCAGGAGTCTTCACTCTGCCACCACCATCACAAACAA GATGTTTGTGTTTGGGGGATGGGTTCCCCTGGTTATGGATGATGTGAAGGTGGCCACACATGAGAAGGAATGGAAGTGCACAAACACACTGGCCTGCCTAAATCTCG ACTCCATGGCCTGGGAATCAGTGGTGATGGATACTCTGGAGGACAATATCCCAAGGGCTCGGGCAGGACATTGCTCTGTGGCCATCAACTCTAGGTTGTATGTCTGGAGTGGCCGTGACGGTTACCGTAAAGCGTGGAACAACCAAGTCTGCTGTAAAGACCTCTGGTACCTTGAAACAG AGAGGCCACACGCTCCCTCGAGAGTGCAGCTAGTCCGTGCCAACACCAACTCCCTGGAGGTAAGCTGGGGCGCTGTGTCCACCGCAGACACCTACCTGCTGCAGCTACAAAAGTACGACATTCCAGCCGCCACTGCTGTGACCTCGCCGGCCCTCAATGCCGCCACCTCTCTGCAAGGGAACTTGCCTAAGAGCCCAGCCACAGCTGCTCCCTCTGCTCAGAACCTACCACACACAG CTATCTTGAAGGTGGCAGCGCCTCCATCTGGCACGGGTACCTCCCTTGTCACTGTGCGACCAAACCAGGCTGGGAAATCCCCTGTCACTGTGACATCACTTCTTCCAGGAGTTCGCATGGTTGTTCCTGCCCAGACCGCCCAAGGAACA CCAGTCGGCAACAGCCCTCAGATGAGTGGCATGGCAGCTTTGGCTGCAGCTGCAGCAGCCACACAGAAGATCCCACCCTCTTCAAGCACTGTACTCAACATTCCAGCAGGTGCCACCCTTGTCAAAACCATGGCTGTCTCCCCTGGCTCCACCACAGTCAAAATGGCATCTCCTCTCATG GTTAGTAACCCAGCCACTCGCATGCTGAAGACAGCTGCAGCTCAGGTGGGCACAGCGACCGTATCGTCACCCAACTCGCCCAACAGACCCATCATCACTGTGCACAAGTCGGGCACGGTTACCGTAGCCCAGCAACACCAGGTGGTTACCACCATGGTGGGAGGAGTCACCAAGACCATCACCCTGGTCAAGAGCCCCCTCACAATGGGAGGCAGCGGCACTTTG CAGATCTCCAACCTTGGCAAGATGATGTCTGTGGTACAAACCAAGCCAGTGCagacatcagctgttacaggCCAGGCTTCCACTAACCCTCTCACACAGCTCATACAG ACTAAGGGTTCTCTCCCTGCCGGCACCATACTGAAGCTGGTGACCTCAGCGGATGGCAagcccaccaccatcatcaccacgtcCCAGGCGGGAGGAACAGGGAACAAACCCACCATCCTGAACATCAGCGGCATGTCGCCCACCACAACCAAACAGGGCACCACCATCATCAAGACCATCCCTATGTCTGCTATTATGACCCAGCCTGGAGCCACAG TGACCAGCAGCACAGGGAAGACGCCCTATACTATCATCACCACCAAGATGATGACCACTGGCACTCCAGGCAAAATCATCACCACCATGCCCAAGCTTGGCACTGCAACTGGCCAGCAAGGGCTGACACAG GTGGTTTTGAAGGGAGCTCCTGGCCAACCTGGCACCATTCTGCGCACTGTACCCATGGGTGGAGTCCGACTCGTCACCCCGGTCACAATGTCTTCTGTCAAGCCCAATGTAACTACACTGGTCGTCAAGGGAACAACTG GTGTCACCACCCTGGGGACTGTCACAGGGACAGTCTCCTCCAGTCTGGCAGGGAGCTTTGTAGCCAGTGCCAATGCCTCTCTGGCAACTCCAATCACCACCCTGGGCACCATTGCCACCCTGTCCAGTCAAGTTATCAACCCCACTGCCATCACTGTGTCAGCAGCCCAGACCAGTCTGACCACAGCTACTACCCTTTCCACTTCCACCATG TCGGCAAACCAGCCAACCCAGGTGACTCTCATCACCACCCCCAGCGGGGTTGAGGCCCAGCCAGTGCAGGACTTGCCTGTGTCCTTCCTGGCCTCCCCCACCTCTGAGCAGCCCTCTTCTACTGAGGTTGGCGATGGCACTGTCACCATGGTCTGCTCCAACCCCCCCTGTGAGACCCACGAGACGGGCACCACCAACACCGCAACCACAGCCTCCTCCGATATAGGTGGGGTGCAGAGGGTCTGCTCCAACCCCCCCTGTGAGACCCACGAGACGGGCACCACCAACACCGCAACCACAGCCTCCTCCGATATAGGTGGGGTGCAGAGGGTCTGCTCCAACCCCCCCTGTGAGACCCACGAGACGGGCACCACCAACACCGCAACGACCGCCTCCACCGACATGGGCGGGGCAATGAGGGTGTGTACAAGCCCTCCATCAGAGACCCACGAGACGGGCACCACTAACACCTCAACCATCGCCCACACCATCATGGGGTCTAACCAACTGGGCACTGTCCAGAGTAGCTCATCCTCTCACCCcccatctctgtcctctccccctcAGACGACCACCTCTTCTTCCCCCGGAACCGCCACAGGCAAACAGGGACCAGAGAACCTGAGCACCGGCACCACATTCACCCCCACCACGGCATGCTCCAACATGGGCTCAGCCCAGACCGGAACTGTGCAGAGTCCAAAGCCAGCCATGGGCTCTACGGTGTGCTTAAACCCACCCTGCGAGACACATGAAACAGGCACAACCAACACTGCCACTCAGTCCTTGTCCAGCATGGGTAATGGGCAGACTGGCACTGTGCAGAGGGTGTGCTCAAACCCACCCTGCGAGACCCACGAAACTGGGACCACCAACACCCCGTCCCAGGCCAACTCAAACATGGCCGGGAACCAGACTGGCACTGTGCAGAGGGTGTGTTCCAACCCCCCCTGTGAAACCCACGAGACTGGCACCACCAACACGGCAACTACTGCCACAG ATGGAGCAGACAGTGCCACCAGCAGTACAGAGACTCCTTCCACCACTGCATCAGAAACAACCCCAGCCACCATCCAGAGCAGAGCCATCACTACTGTGACCCAGTCCACACCAGCCCCGGGGCCCTCAGTACCT TCCATTTTGTCGATCACTGAGGGTGCAGCAGGTTCCACAGAAGAGCCCATGCAGACAGACACGGCCACGGAGGGGGGAGAGACGGCTATGGAGACTGGGCTGTCCCCAGAGCTGTCAGAGGGACAGATGGGGACAGGTCTGTCTGCAGAGGAGCTGGCTGTGACCGCAGCTGCGGAGGCAGCGGCGCAGGCTGCTGCCACAGAGGAGGCCCAGGCCCTGGCCATTCAGGCAGTCCTCCAGGCAGCACAGCAGGCAGTCATGA ACGAGGGTGATTCTGGCTCGACCGGACAGCAGGCCATCACACTCCCCATCGTCCTGACCCAGCAGGAGTTGGCAGCCTTGgtccagcagcagcaccagctccAGGAAGCTCAGGCCCAGGCTCAGGCCCAGGCTCAGGCCCAGGCTCAGGCCCAGGCTCAGGCCCAGGCTCAGGCCCAGGCTCAGCAGCAAGGAAACGCCCAGGCCCTACCCACTGAGGGCCTTGCCCCCGCAGACAGCCTCAACGACCCTGCGTCTGAGAGCAACGGGCACCCCGAGATGGCTGCAGCTGTCTCCAGCGCTGTGGCGTCACTGCTGCCGCGCACATCCACTGAGA CCCTGGCCCCCTCAAGCACATTTGCTGTTGCCAGTCCAGCCAAGCTGCAAGCTGCTGTAGCAGAGGTGGCCAATGGCATTGAGGGTGGG AAGCTAAACCCTCAACCAGCCCCTATCAAGACTCTTGTAAAAAAAGAGAACCAGTGGTTTGATGTTGGCATTGTCAAGGTGACAAACATGGTGGTTACGCACTTCTTCATCCCAGAGGACGATTCTCAAGTAGAG GATGACTCGGGTGCCatcccagactataaccagatgAAGAAAATGGAGCTGCAACCTGGCACAGCCTACAAGTTCCGTGTCGCTGGCATCAACGCTTGTGGTCGTGGTTCCTTCTCAGAGATATCTGCTTTTAAGACCTGTTTACCAGGCTTCCCTGGAGCACCTTGTGCCATCAAAATCAGCAAG AGCCCAGATGGTGCCCACCTCACCTGGGAGCCTCCCTCGGTGACATCAGGGAAGATCATTGAGTACTCTGTGTACCTGGCCATCCAGAGCACCCAGACAGCTGAGCCCAAGGCCTCCACCCCAGCCCAGCTGGCCTTCATGCGGGTGTACTGTGGGCCCAACCCCTCCTGCTTGGTGCAGTCCTCCAGCCTCTCCAATGCCCACATAGACTACACCACCAAGCCCGCCATCATCTTCCGCATAGCTGCGCGCAACGAGAAGGGCTACGGCCCTGCCACACAAGTCAGATGGCTGCAAG AGTCCAGCAAAGATGGAACCTTGGCAAAACCTGCCCCAAAAAGACCAGTTTCCTCGCCTGATAC TAAGGCTGCTGGTCAAAAGAAGGCAAGAACAGACCAGTGA
- the LOC106582878 gene encoding host cell factor 1 isoform X1, with amino-acid sequence MTGSMVSGTTGSTLQPRWKRVLGWSGPVPRPRHGHRAVAIKELMVVFGGGNEGIVDELHVYNTATNQWFIPAVRGDIPPGCAAYGFVCDGTRLLVFGGMVEYGKYSNDLYELQASRWEWKKLKAKTPKNGPPPCPRLGHSFSLVGNKCYLFGGLANDSEDPKNNIPRYLNDLYTLELRAGSSVVGWDIPITYGVLPPPRESHTAVVYTEKDSKKSRLIIYGGMSGCRLGDLWTLDIDTLTWTKPSVNGTAPLPRSLHSATTITNKMFVFGGWVPLVMDDVKVATHEKEWKCTNTLACLNLDSMAWESVVMDTLEDNIPRARAGHCSVAINSRLYVWSGRDGYRKAWNNQVCCKDLWYLETERPHAPSRVQLVRANTNSLEVSWGAVSTADTYLLQLQKYDIPAATAVTSPALNAATSLQGNLPKSPATAAPSAQNLPHTAILKVAAPPSGTGTSLVTVRPNQAGKSPVTVTSLLPGVRMVVPAQTAQGTPVGNSPQMSGMAALAAAAAATQKIPPSSSTVLNIPAGATLVKTMAVSPGSTTVKMASPLMVSNPATRMLKTAAAQVGTATVSSPNSPNRPIITVHKSGTVTVAQQHQVVTTMVGGVTKTITLVKSPLTMGGSGTLQISNLGKMMSVVQTKPVQTSAVTGQASTNPLTQLIQTKGSLPAGTILKLVTSADGKPTTIITTSQAGGTGNKPTILNISGMSPTTTKQGTTIIKTIPMSAIMTQPGATVTSSTGKTPYTIITTKMMTTGTPGKIITTMPKLGTATGQQGLTQVVLKGAPGQPGTILRTVPMGGVRLVTPVTMSSVKPNVTTLVVKGTTGVTTLGTVTGTVSSSLAGSFVASANASLATPITTLGTIATLSSQVINPTAITVSAAQTSLTTATTLSTSTMSANQPTQVTLITTPSGVEAQPVQDLPVSFLASPTSEQPSSTEVGDGTVTMVCSNPPCETHETGTTNTATTASSDIGGVQRVCSNPPCETHETGTTNTATTASSDIGGVQRVCSNPPCETHETGTTNTATTASTDMGGAMRVCTSPPSETHETGTTNTSTIAHTIMGSNQLGTVQSSSSSHPPSLSSPPQTTTSSSPGTATGKQGPENLSTGTTFTPTTACSNMGSAQTGTVQSPKPAMGSTVCLNPPCETHETGTTNTATQSLSSMGNGQTGTVQRVCSNPPCETHETGTTNTPSQANSNMAGNQTGTVQRVCSNPPCETHETGTTNTATTATADGADSATSSTETPSTTASETTPATIQSRAITTVTQSTPAPGPSVPSILSITEGAAGSTEEPMQTDTATEGGETAMETGLSPELSEGQMGTGLSAEELAVTAAAEAAAQAAATEEAQALAIQAVLQAAQQAVMNEGDSGSTGQQAITLPIVLTQQELAALVQQQHQLQEAQAQAQAQAQAQAQAQAQAQAQAQAQQQGNAQALPTEGLAPADSLNDPASESNGHPEMAAAVSSAVASLLPRTSTETLAPSSTFAVASPAKLQAAVAEVANGIEGGKLNPQPAPIKTLVKKENQWFDVGIVKVTNMVVTHFFIPEDDSQVEDDSGAIPDYNQMKKMELQPGTAYKFRVAGINACGRGSFSEISAFKTCLPGFPGAPCAIKISKSPDGAHLTWEPPSVTSGKIIEYSVYLAIQSTQTAEPKASTPAQLAFMRVYCGPNPSCLVQSSSLSNAHIDYTTKPAIIFRIAARNEKGYGPATQVRWLQESSKDGTLAKPAPKRPVSSPDTKAAGQKKARTDQ; translated from the exons CAACAAACCAATGGTTTATCCCTGCGGTTCGTGGTGATATTCCCCCTGGATGTGCTGCATACGGTTTTGTTTGTGATGGCACCCGGCTTCTGGTTTTTGGTGGAATGGTGGAATATGGAAAATACAGCAATGATCTCTATGAGCTACAG GCCAGCAGATGGGAATGGAAAAAGTTGAAAGCTAAGACTCCCAAAAATGGCCCACCTCCCTGTCCTCGACTTGGCCACAGTTTCTCGCTGGTGGGTAACAAGTGCTACTTGTTTGGAGGACTGGCTAATGACAGCGAGGACCCCAAAAACAACATCCCCAG ATACCTGAATGATCTGTACACCCTGGAGCTTCGTGCTGGCTCCAGTGTTGTGGGCTGGGATATACCAATTACTTACGGTGTTTTGCCGCCTCCTCGCGAGAGCCACACTGCCGTAGTATACACAGAAAAGGACAGCAAGAAATCTCGCCTGATCATCTATGGAGGGATGAGTGGCTGTCGTCTGGGAGATCTATGGACCCTTGACATCG ACACCCTGACCTGGACTAAGCCATCAGTGAATGGCACAGCACCTCTGCCCAGGAGTCTTCACTCTGCCACCACCATCACAAACAA GATGTTTGTGTTTGGGGGATGGGTTCCCCTGGTTATGGATGATGTGAAGGTGGCCACACATGAGAAGGAATGGAAGTGCACAAACACACTGGCCTGCCTAAATCTCG ACTCCATGGCCTGGGAATCAGTGGTGATGGATACTCTGGAGGACAATATCCCAAGGGCTCGGGCAGGACATTGCTCTGTGGCCATCAACTCTAGGTTGTATGTCTGGAGTGGCCGTGACGGTTACCGTAAAGCGTGGAACAACCAAGTCTGCTGTAAAGACCTCTGGTACCTTGAAACAG AGAGGCCACACGCTCCCTCGAGAGTGCAGCTAGTCCGTGCCAACACCAACTCCCTGGAGGTAAGCTGGGGCGCTGTGTCCACCGCAGACACCTACCTGCTGCAGCTACAAAAGTACGACATTCCAGCCGCCACTGCTGTGACCTCGCCGGCCCTCAATGCCGCCACCTCTCTGCAAGGGAACTTGCCTAAGAGCCCAGCCACAGCTGCTCCCTCTGCTCAGAACCTACCACACACAG CTATCTTGAAGGTGGCAGCGCCTCCATCTGGCACGGGTACCTCCCTTGTCACTGTGCGACCAAACCAGGCTGGGAAATCCCCTGTCACTGTGACATCACTTCTTCCAGGAGTTCGCATGGTTGTTCCTGCCCAGACCGCCCAAGGAACA CCAGTCGGCAACAGCCCTCAGATGAGTGGCATGGCAGCTTTGGCTGCAGCTGCAGCAGCCACACAGAAGATCCCACCCTCTTCAAGCACTGTACTCAACATTCCAGCAGGTGCCACCCTTGTCAAAACCATGGCTGTCTCCCCTGGCTCCACCACAGTCAAAATGGCATCTCCTCTCATG GTTAGTAACCCAGCCACTCGCATGCTGAAGACAGCTGCAGCTCAGGTGGGCACAGCGACCGTATCGTCACCCAACTCGCCCAACAGACCCATCATCACTGTGCACAAGTCGGGCACGGTTACCGTAGCCCAGCAACACCAGGTGGTTACCACCATGGTGGGAGGAGTCACCAAGACCATCACCCTGGTCAAGAGCCCCCTCACAATGGGAGGCAGCGGCACTTTG CAGATCTCCAACCTTGGCAAGATGATGTCTGTGGTACAAACCAAGCCAGTGCagacatcagctgttacaggCCAGGCTTCCACTAACCCTCTCACACAGCTCATACAG ACTAAGGGTTCTCTCCCTGCCGGCACCATACTGAAGCTGGTGACCTCAGCGGATGGCAagcccaccaccatcatcaccacgtcCCAGGCGGGAGGAACAGGGAACAAACCCACCATCCTGAACATCAGCGGCATGTCGCCCACCACAACCAAACAGGGCACCACCATCATCAAGACCATCCCTATGTCTGCTATTATGACCCAGCCTGGAGCCACAG TGACCAGCAGCACAGGGAAGACGCCCTATACTATCATCACCACCAAGATGATGACCACTGGCACTCCAGGCAAAATCATCACCACCATGCCCAAGCTTGGCACTGCAACTGGCCAGCAAGGGCTGACACAG GTGGTTTTGAAGGGAGCTCCTGGCCAACCTGGCACCATTCTGCGCACTGTACCCATGGGTGGAGTCCGACTCGTCACCCCGGTCACAATGTCTTCTGTCAAGCCCAATGTAACTACACTGGTCGTCAAGGGAACAACTG GTGTCACCACCCTGGGGACTGTCACAGGGACAGTCTCCTCCAGTCTGGCAGGGAGCTTTGTAGCCAGTGCCAATGCCTCTCTGGCAACTCCAATCACCACCCTGGGCACCATTGCCACCCTGTCCAGTCAAGTTATCAACCCCACTGCCATCACTGTGTCAGCAGCCCAGACCAGTCTGACCACAGCTACTACCCTTTCCACTTCCACCATG TCGGCAAACCAGCCAACCCAGGTGACTCTCATCACCACCCCCAGCGGGGTTGAGGCCCAGCCAGTGCAGGACTTGCCTGTGTCCTTCCTGGCCTCCCCCACCTCTGAGCAGCCCTCTTCTACTGAGGTTGGCGATGGCACTGTCACCATGGTCTGCTCCAACCCCCCCTGTGAGACCCACGAGACGGGCACCACCAACACCGCAACCACAGCCTCCTCCGATATAGGTGGGGTGCAGAGGGTCTGCTCCAACCCCCCCTGTGAGACCCACGAGACGGGCACCACCAACACCGCAACCACAGCCTCCTCCGATATAGGTGGGGTGCAGAGGGTCTGCTCCAACCCCCCCTGTGAGACCCACGAGACGGGCACCACCAACACCGCAACGACCGCCTCCACCGACATGGGCGGGGCAATGAGGGTGTGTACAAGCCCTCCATCAGAGACCCACGAGACGGGCACCACTAACACCTCAACCATCGCCCACACCATCATGGGGTCTAACCAACTGGGCACTGTCCAGAGTAGCTCATCCTCTCACCCcccatctctgtcctctccccctcAGACGACCACCTCTTCTTCCCCCGGAACCGCCACAGGCAAACAGGGACCAGAGAACCTGAGCACCGGCACCACATTCACCCCCACCACGGCATGCTCCAACATGGGCTCAGCCCAGACCGGAACTGTGCAGAGTCCAAAGCCAGCCATGGGCTCTACGGTGTGCTTAAACCCACCCTGCGAGACACATGAAACAGGCACAACCAACACTGCCACTCAGTCCTTGTCCAGCATGGGTAATGGGCAGACTGGCACTGTGCAGAGGGTGTGCTCAAACCCACCCTGCGAGACCCACGAAACTGGGACCACCAACACCCCGTCCCAGGCCAACTCAAACATGGCCGGGAACCAGACTGGCACTGTGCAGAGGGTGTGTTCCAACCCCCCCTGTGAAACCCACGAGACTGGCACCACCAACACGGCAACTACTGCCACAG CAGATGGAGCAGACAGTGCCACCAGCAGTACAGAGACTCCTTCCACCACTGCATCAGAAACAACCCCAGCCACCATCCAGAGCAGAGCCATCACTACTGTGACCCAGTCCACACCAGCCCCGGGGCCCTCAGTACCT TCCATTTTGTCGATCACTGAGGGTGCAGCAGGTTCCACAGAAGAGCCCATGCAGACAGACACGGCCACGGAGGGGGGAGAGACGGCTATGGAGACTGGGCTGTCCCCAGAGCTGTCAGAGGGACAGATGGGGACAGGTCTGTCTGCAGAGGAGCTGGCTGTGACCGCAGCTGCGGAGGCAGCGGCGCAGGCTGCTGCCACAGAGGAGGCCCAGGCCCTGGCCATTCAGGCAGTCCTCCAGGCAGCACAGCAGGCAGTCATGA ACGAGGGTGATTCTGGCTCGACCGGACAGCAGGCCATCACACTCCCCATCGTCCTGACCCAGCAGGAGTTGGCAGCCTTGgtccagcagcagcaccagctccAGGAAGCTCAGGCCCAGGCTCAGGCCCAGGCTCAGGCCCAGGCTCAGGCCCAGGCTCAGGCCCAGGCTCAGGCCCAGGCTCAGCAGCAAGGAAACGCCCAGGCCCTACCCACTGAGGGCCTTGCCCCCGCAGACAGCCTCAACGACCCTGCGTCTGAGAGCAACGGGCACCCCGAGATGGCTGCAGCTGTCTCCAGCGCTGTGGCGTCACTGCTGCCGCGCACATCCACTGAGA CCCTGGCCCCCTCAAGCACATTTGCTGTTGCCAGTCCAGCCAAGCTGCAAGCTGCTGTAGCAGAGGTGGCCAATGGCATTGAGGGTGGG AAGCTAAACCCTCAACCAGCCCCTATCAAGACTCTTGTAAAAAAAGAGAACCAGTGGTTTGATGTTGGCATTGTCAAGGTGACAAACATGGTGGTTACGCACTTCTTCATCCCAGAGGACGATTCTCAAGTAGAG GATGACTCGGGTGCCatcccagactataaccagatgAAGAAAATGGAGCTGCAACCTGGCACAGCCTACAAGTTCCGTGTCGCTGGCATCAACGCTTGTGGTCGTGGTTCCTTCTCAGAGATATCTGCTTTTAAGACCTGTTTACCAGGCTTCCCTGGAGCACCTTGTGCCATCAAAATCAGCAAG AGCCCAGATGGTGCCCACCTCACCTGGGAGCCTCCCTCGGTGACATCAGGGAAGATCATTGAGTACTCTGTGTACCTGGCCATCCAGAGCACCCAGACAGCTGAGCCCAAGGCCTCCACCCCAGCCCAGCTGGCCTTCATGCGGGTGTACTGTGGGCCCAACCCCTCCTGCTTGGTGCAGTCCTCCAGCCTCTCCAATGCCCACATAGACTACACCACCAAGCCCGCCATCATCTTCCGCATAGCTGCGCGCAACGAGAAGGGCTACGGCCCTGCCACACAAGTCAGATGGCTGCAAG AGTCCAGCAAAGATGGAACCTTGGCAAAACCTGCCCCAAAAAGACCAGTTTCCTCGCCTGATAC TAAGGCTGCTGGTCAAAAGAAGGCAAGAACAGACCAGTGA